In the Terriglobia bacterium genome, AGGTGCGCGGCGATGGCTTCGCCTTCGCGGTCCGGGTCGGGCGCCAGGTACACGGCGTCCGCCGACTTGGCCAGCTTCTTCAGCCTGGCCAGCACTTTTTCCTTGCCGGGGATGACGACGTAATCGGTGGCAAAATCGTTGGCGATATCGACGCCCAGCGTGCTCTTGGGCAGGTCCTTGACGTGCCCGAGCGAGGCCTCCACCTCGTATCCCTTGCC is a window encoding:
- a CDS encoding type I DNA topoisomerase: MLSNLVIVESPTKAKTIAKYLGKGYEVEASLGHVKDLPKSTLGVDIANDFATDYVVIPGKEKVLARLKKLAKSADAVYLAPDPDREGEAIAAHL